In Thermospira aquatica, the following proteins share a genomic window:
- a CDS encoding TM1266 family iron-only hydrogenase system putative regulator: MDKRIGIIGIMIEDFSQVGTVSRILSEYGDTIIGRQGINLKTNHLRVISLIVEATTDEIGALTGKLGRLHGVRVKSILSRTQEEKDANPPDQNDVVYPER; encoded by the coding sequence GGTATTATTGGCATCATGATTGAGGACTTCTCGCAGGTTGGCACTGTTTCCCGTATTCTGAGTGAGTATGGTGATACTATTATTGGGAGACAGGGGATCAATCTCAAAACCAATCACCTTCGCGTTATTTCTCTTATTGTCGAAGCAACAACCGACGAGATCGGTGCTCTCACAGGAAAACTGGGGCGTCTCCATGGGGTCAGGGTGAAATCCATCCTCTCGCGAACCCAGGAGGAAAAAGATGCTAACCCCCCAGACCAAAACGACGTCGTTTATCCCGAGAGATGA
- the hydG gene encoding [FeFe] hydrogenase H-cluster radical SAM maturase HydG gives MLTPQTKTTSFIPRDELYNRLDEAQKKFSSQKLREILHEALKLKGLSLDQVAILLQAEEEKDIQAILAAASQVKEAIYGRRMVLFAPLYIANYCSNNCVYCAFRKDNTTLARARLSSKEIEEETLALLREGHKRVLMLTGEDERTPLEYFLEAIRRVYSVKDERGASIRRINVEIAPLDVEGFRKLKAEKIGTYACFQETYDEKLYTKYHPVGPKSDYLWRLYVMDRAMEGGIDDVGIGVLFGLADYRFEVLALLVHANHLEERFGCGPHTVSVPRIEPADGAPLSTRVPFPVSDQDFKKLVAIIRLALPYTGIILSTRESESLRQELFHYGVSQISAGSRTNPGAYSHPGEKTGSQFSLGDHRSLEEVISALIDDGFIPSFCTGCYRKGRVGQDFMDLAKPGLIQKFCMPNGLFSFREYLDDYASPPTREKGLRLIEKLVSEIPDRALQKKTSMGLAEVAEGKRDVYY, from the coding sequence ATGCTAACCCCCCAGACCAAAACGACGTCGTTTATCCCGAGAGATGAACTCTATAACCGACTTGATGAGGCACAAAAAAAGTTTTCTTCTCAAAAGCTTCGTGAGATCTTGCATGAGGCTCTTAAACTGAAAGGGCTCTCTCTTGATCAGGTGGCTATCCTTCTTCAGGCAGAAGAGGAAAAGGATATCCAGGCCATTCTTGCTGCTGCAAGTCAGGTAAAAGAAGCTATTTATGGCCGACGCATGGTGCTTTTTGCTCCTCTGTATATTGCAAACTACTGTTCTAACAATTGTGTGTACTGTGCCTTTCGAAAGGACAATACCACTCTCGCGAGAGCCAGGCTTTCTTCCAAAGAGATAGAAGAAGAAACGCTTGCACTTTTGCGAGAAGGACACAAAAGGGTGCTGATGCTTACCGGAGAAGATGAACGAACGCCTTTAGAGTATTTTTTAGAGGCTATTCGTCGAGTCTATAGCGTGAAAGATGAACGAGGAGCTTCTATTCGTCGTATTAATGTGGAGATAGCTCCCCTTGATGTGGAGGGTTTTCGTAAGCTTAAAGCTGAGAAAATTGGTACCTACGCCTGTTTTCAGGAAACCTATGATGAGAAACTCTATACAAAATACCATCCGGTTGGTCCCAAGTCTGATTACCTCTGGCGGCTTTATGTGATGGACCGTGCCATGGAAGGTGGTATTGATGATGTGGGGATAGGGGTGCTGTTTGGGTTGGCAGACTATCGGTTTGAGGTACTTGCCCTCCTCGTCCACGCCAATCATCTGGAAGAGCGTTTTGGTTGTGGACCACACACCGTGAGTGTTCCCAGGATAGAACCAGCAGATGGGGCTCCTCTTTCCACAAGGGTTCCTTTTCCTGTCTCTGATCAAGATTTTAAAAAACTTGTCGCAATTATTCGACTTGCACTGCCGTATACGGGGATTATTCTTTCTACACGGGAGAGTGAATCTTTGCGACAGGAACTTTTTCATTACGGTGTGAGTCAGATCTCTGCTGGTTCCCGTACCAATCCCGGGGCATACTCTCATCCCGGCGAAAAGACAGGGAGTCAGTTTTCCCTCGGTGATCACAGGAGTCTTGAGGAGGTGATCTCTGCTCTCATTGATGATGGCTTCATACCCTCATTTTGTACCGGGTGCTATCGCAAGGGGAGGGTAGGTCAGGACTTTATGGATCTTGCTAAACCCGGGCTTATCCAGAAGTTTTGTATGCCCAATGGGCTTTTTTCGTTTCGTGAGTATCTCGATGATTATGCCTCACCCCCCACAAGGGAAAAAGGGCTCAGGCTTATTGAAAAGCTGGTAAGCGAGATTCCTGATCGTGCTCTTCAGAAAAAAACGAGTATGGGACTTGCGGAAGTTGCGGAGGGTAAACGGGATGTCTATTATTGA
- the hydE gene encoding [FeFe] hydrogenase H-cluster radical SAM maturase HydE: MSIIETLGANWEEKSFFSLPSLSQRETLFSWWEDQPTETLTKMADEVCRKTYGNKVYLRGLIEFSNECFCDCLYCGIRRSNAKITRYSLTDEEIIETVKRGLQRGFHTFVLQSGENRADLPERMTKLLFTLRKIAKEDVAFTLSCGVYPREVYREWKKAGAHRYLLRFETSDPRLYASLCPGKTLDRRLQALEDLRQEGYAVGSGFMVGLPGEDARTRFENVLLCRDLRLEMVGIGPFIPHPDTPLGKEGHKSLPIEFTVRTTALLRLFLPWANIPATTAAGSLHPRGREMMLEAGANVLMPNITPVEKKKHYLLYANKICLDEDGWECLSCLSLRVASVGKTISFERGESVLREKAQ, translated from the coding sequence ATGTCTATTATTGAGACTCTTGGGGCAAATTGGGAGGAGAAATCTTTCTTTTCTCTTCCATCTTTATCTCAGCGAGAGACTCTTTTTTCATGGTGGGAAGATCAGCCTACGGAAACCCTTACAAAAATGGCTGATGAAGTGTGTCGTAAAACCTATGGAAACAAGGTATATCTTCGTGGGCTTATTGAATTTTCTAACGAGTGTTTCTGTGATTGTCTTTACTGTGGGATCCGTCGTTCTAACGCAAAAATTACACGCTATAGCCTTACTGATGAAGAGATTATCGAAACTGTGAAACGCGGGCTCCAAAGAGGATTTCATACCTTTGTTCTCCAGAGTGGAGAAAATAGAGCGGACCTTCCTGAGCGTATGACAAAGCTTCTTTTTACCTTGAGAAAAATTGCAAAAGAAGACGTGGCATTTACCCTCTCGTGTGGGGTGTATCCGAGAGAGGTATATCGCGAGTGGAAAAAGGCGGGGGCTCATCGGTACCTTCTTCGTTTTGAGACATCTGATCCGAGACTGTATGCCTCTCTTTGTCCAGGGAAAACCCTCGATCGTCGGCTTCAGGCGCTTGAAGACCTCCGTCAGGAGGGGTACGCTGTTGGTTCAGGATTTATGGTAGGGCTCCCCGGTGAAGATGCCCGAACCAGATTTGAAAACGTGCTTCTTTGTCGAGATCTTCGATTGGAGATGGTTGGCATAGGCCCCTTTATTCCCCATCCGGATACTCCTCTTGGAAAAGAGGGACACAAGTCTCTTCCTATCGAATTTACTGTTCGGACAACGGCGCTTTTACGTCTGTTCCTTCCATGGGCAAATATTCCCGCGACAACAGCAGCAGGTTCCCTTCATCCACGAGGAAGAGAGATGATGCTTGAAGCAGGCGCCAATGTGCTTATGCCCAATATTACCCCCGTTGAAAAGAAAAAACACTACCTCCTCTACGCCAATAAGATCTGCCTCGATGAGGACGGATGGGAGTGTCTTTCCTGTCTTTCTCTGCGTGTAGCTTCGGTGGGGAAGACAATCTCTTTTGAGCGGGGGGAAAGTGTCCTGAGGGAGAAAGCCCAATGA
- a CDS encoding lyase family protein, whose amino-acid sequence MKYGKQTELALQNFGRGRVPEKLIRAYGEVKKAAILAIQKTERFFPPEVYESLLAAIEELISGKWNEECVIPLQQGGAGTSFHMNINEIIASRATEILHQTYNIQRNLHPLEDVNRYQSTNDTFPTAVTIVLFRDLLRIEEMVIALQATLVQKEKTYSLIPIMGRTELQDALPMTLGQVFGGWAGMIERDRWRLHKLKDRVRVVALGGTAVGTGFPAPQEYVFAVEQYLRDVTGLPLARSQNLPDAIAHHDDWSELASGYLLLARNLEKLCNDLLLYTSSFLQEMTHPEIQYGSTIMAAKTNPVLLEWVKGMCMRAAALCRLVEDYHAAGNLQLNAFVPFIAEAMLEIADLLQRSLEGMIRFLEIVVVNTDTMARHIDHSRAMLNLFLPVVGYEKTKAIAQKMPSFSNLEDLKRWLAENGFPEDLQNLCDISSLTRFIRKIPKEKKP is encoded by the coding sequence ATGAAATATGGGAAACAAACCGAGCTTGCTCTCCAGAACTTTGGGAGAGGAAGGGTCCCAGAAAAGCTGATTCGAGCCTATGGAGAGGTGAAGAAGGCGGCTATCCTTGCCATTCAAAAGACAGAAAGATTTTTTCCACCAGAGGTTTATGAGAGTCTTTTGGCAGCTATTGAGGAACTCATCAGTGGAAAATGGAATGAGGAGTGTGTGATTCCCCTTCAGCAGGGAGGAGCTGGAACAAGTTTTCATATGAATATCAATGAGATCATTGCTTCCCGTGCTACCGAAATTTTGCACCAAACCTACAACATTCAGCGTAACCTTCATCCCTTAGAGGATGTCAATCGCTATCAATCGACAAATGACACCTTTCCTACTGCGGTGACTATTGTCCTTTTTCGGGATCTTTTGCGTATCGAAGAGATGGTGATTGCTCTTCAAGCCACCCTCGTTCAAAAAGAAAAAACCTATTCGCTTATTCCTATCATGGGAAGGACAGAGCTTCAGGATGCTCTTCCTATGACGTTGGGGCAGGTTTTTGGAGGATGGGCTGGGATGATTGAACGAGACCGATGGAGGCTTCATAAGCTCAAGGATCGCGTCAGGGTTGTTGCTCTTGGTGGGACAGCTGTGGGGACTGGTTTTCCTGCTCCTCAAGAGTATGTTTTTGCAGTAGAACAGTACCTGCGGGATGTGACAGGTCTTCCCTTGGCGCGCTCTCAAAATCTTCCGGATGCGATAGCCCACCACGATGACTGGTCAGAACTGGCGAGCGGATATCTTCTCCTTGCTCGAAACCTTGAAAAACTTTGCAATGATCTCCTTCTCTATACCTCTTCTTTTCTTCAAGAGATGACCCATCCTGAAATCCAGTATGGTTCTACTATTATGGCTGCAAAAACCAATCCTGTGCTTCTCGAATGGGTAAAAGGGATGTGTATGCGGGCAGCGGCCCTCTGTCGATTAGTGGAAGACTATCATGCTGCCGGTAACCTTCAACTGAATGCTTTTGTCCCATTTATAGCTGAAGCCATGCTCGAGATTGCCGATCTTCTTCAACGATCTTTAGAAGGGATGATACGTTTTCTCGAGATTGTTGTAGTAAATACCGACACAATGGCCAGGCATATTGATCACTCTCGTGCCATGCTGAACCTCTTTTTGCCCGTCGTAGGATATGAGAAAACGAAAGCCATAGCTCAAAAAATGCCATCTTTTTCCAATCTTGAAGATCTGAAACGCTGGCTTGCTGAGAATGGTTTCCCTGAAGATCTGCAAAATCTCTGTGATATTTCTTCTCTGACGCGCTTTATTCGAAAAATACCTAAGGAGAAAAAACCATGA
- a CDS encoding GTPase — translation MTQTPLSERMKFVLFGKRNAGKSSLINNLAEKPVAIVSDEPGTTTDPVSFPMELAQLGPTSFVEFR, via the coding sequence ATGACACAAACCCCTCTCTCTGAAAGAATGAAGTTTGTCCTTTTTGGCAAGCGCAATGCTGGAAAATCCTCTCTCATTAATAACCTGGCGGAAAAGCCTGTTGCTATCGTTTCAGATGAACCGGGAACGACGACAGATCCGGTCTCTTTTCCTATGGAGCTTGCTCAGCTTGGCCCGACCAGTTTTGTTGAGTTTCGATGA
- a CDS encoding [FeFe] hydrogenase H-cluster maturation GTPase HydF, which translates to MLESFEATGRPLLVVCTFYKGEIHPSKEFLTHKRWVAVDNVTREGVGEVKKKLLELRHFLQPEPGILDGLVRENDFVLLVVPIDLAAPKGRLILPQVETIRELLDRDCGVMVVKERELKMFYDRLGMKPSLVITDSQVFHKVASDIPPDQPLTSFSILMARKKGDLIPFIQSLPRFRNMQSGSRILILEMCSHHRQPDDIGTVKIPRLFGQMIEPTVTFDWKKQLVHPEELTSYDGVIMCGGCMVSRRQYENTMDLIQSQGKPLLNYGLFFAWVNGLLPRAIEMFPEVYEVYQQLETVSF; encoded by the coding sequence ATGCTTGAAAGTTTCGAAGCGACGGGACGACCTCTTCTGGTAGTATGTACCTTCTATAAGGGTGAAATCCATCCTTCCAAAGAGTTTCTCACCCACAAAAGATGGGTGGCTGTAGACAACGTCACACGGGAGGGTGTTGGAGAGGTAAAGAAAAAGCTTCTCGAACTTCGGCATTTTCTCCAGCCAGAACCGGGGATTCTTGATGGGTTGGTGAGAGAAAATGATTTTGTTCTTCTCGTTGTTCCGATTGATCTTGCAGCTCCCAAAGGCAGACTGATCCTCCCCCAGGTAGAGACTATCCGTGAACTTCTCGATAGAGACTGTGGGGTAATGGTGGTCAAAGAGCGTGAACTCAAAATGTTTTATGATCGTCTTGGTATGAAACCTTCTCTTGTGATTACGGATAGCCAGGTCTTCCACAAGGTGGCCTCAGACATTCCCCCCGATCAACCTCTTACCTCATTTTCCATTTTGATGGCACGAAAAAAGGGTGATCTTATTCCCTTCATTCAGAGTCTTCCTCGCTTCCGAAACATGCAAAGCGGGAGTCGTATCCTCATCCTTGAGATGTGCAGTCATCATCGCCAACCCGATGATATTGGAACGGTAAAAATCCCCCGTCTTTTTGGTCAAATGATTGAACCAACTGTTACTTTTGACTGGAAAAAGCAGCTTGTACATCCCGAGGAGCTTACTTCCTATGATGGGGTTATCATGTGCGGGGGATGTATGGTTTCCCGTCGCCAGTACGAAAACACGATGGATCTCATCCAGAGCCAGGGAAAACCTCTACTCAATTACGGGCTTTTCTTTGCCTGGGTGAACGGTCTTCTTCCCCGGGCGATAGAGATGTTTCCCGAGGTTTATGAGGTATACCAGCAGCTTGAAACGGTCTCTTTCTAA
- a CDS encoding response regulator transcription factor, which translates to MENKVLLILEEGESLKDLVAQLELSNPPIKVNVVSKKDEDAYKPVKADLVVVDVNQTDHRAGFIIQEIRHQNPYLPIIVLSENASPEAAVYYFNMGVDDFIRKPYDVMEFASRVKARLRVMNYLEEMKAARNAKTPHALHGRVRIGDVEVDFDRMMVIRKNGENIPLNPKETGVLKLLYLNKGRVVTREDFLREVWFMEEPKITDRVVDTNIVNIRNKIGGIGRNSPYIKTIFGIGYMLVDA; encoded by the coding sequence ATGGAAAATAAGGTGCTTTTGATCCTTGAAGAGGGTGAAAGTCTCAAAGATCTGGTTGCTCAGCTTGAACTCAGTAACCCGCCTATAAAGGTGAACGTGGTCTCAAAAAAAGATGAAGACGCATATAAACCTGTAAAGGCAGATTTAGTGGTCGTGGATGTGAACCAGACAGATCATCGTGCGGGCTTCATTATTCAGGAGATTCGTCACCAAAATCCTTATCTCCCTATCATTGTTCTTTCAGAGAATGCTTCACCAGAAGCAGCTGTTTACTATTTCAATATGGGTGTTGATGATTTTATCCGAAAACCGTACGACGTGATGGAATTTGCCTCTCGTGTCAAAGCAAGACTCAGGGTAATGAACTACCTGGAAGAAATGAAAGCTGCTCGTAATGCCAAAACTCCCCATGCTCTCCACGGCCGAGTCAGGATTGGGGATGTAGAGGTAGATTTCGATCGCATGATGGTAATCAGGAAAAATGGCGAAAATATACCCCTCAATCCAAAAGAAACCGGCGTTTTGAAGTTACTCTATCTTAACAAAGGTCGTGTTGTTACTAGAGAAGATTTTCTCCGCGAGGTATGGTTTATGGAAGAACCCAAGATCACAGATCGTGTTGTAGACACCAATATTGTGAATATCCGCAACAAAATTGGTGGCATAGGCAGAAATTCACCCTACATTAAAACGATTTTTGGCATCGGGTATATGCTTGTAGATGCCTAA
- the fliD gene encoding flagellar filament capping protein FliD — protein MRRIIMAWGMLLVGALWGASITNKPILNLPGTENKFDTEGTIKKLVEVRRIPILQKQQEIQNLKIENQIIQDFVNYLRELDNKSKKLYSFESPFGDKLAESSDESSVSAIAQRKAKKDTSQVKVIQIAQADSFASRSVSRSESLPAGDFSLTMGETTVKVRFRGGNIYQLAEQINQQASEIVEAKVVADTPFTGVLVISGKKTGQKNKLIFSGNLDPFFSVGLLKVGEDKKERYTPSLSRTVAKKGKPLISESQVTLSPVSEGEIVLSDSPEIKENTTLIFSASITQLPEEDSPTNYLLDFPIEKMESVQISNVTVEGGSLIVYYEEPKAPPVRVSNFQDYLILEYSDGQVQHLSPTASGVYSNKLIMQKGKRIVRITFKNENTDKQVTIQNISLETVVSEGGIQPGNPVSKAQDAIFTLDGIEVTRDKNDIDDVIDGVVLTLKNPSSFPARISVDHDYEKIYQAILDWVHAYNQVMEYLAIATAPDKDRTPLSERSQETLRNGVFQADVSFNSLRSKLRTIIQNAYPGTDISKGFSSDLLFEQIGSPKREVCF, from the coding sequence ATGCGTCGTATCATCATGGCATGGGGCATGCTCCTCGTGGGAGCATTGTGGGGGGCATCGATTACAAATAAACCAATTCTTAATCTCCCTGGTACTGAGAACAAATTTGATACTGAAGGCACCATCAAAAAGCTTGTTGAGGTGAGGAGAATCCCTATTTTACAGAAACAGCAAGAGATTCAGAATCTCAAAATAGAGAATCAGATTATTCAAGATTTTGTGAATTATCTGCGGGAACTTGACAACAAAAGCAAAAAGCTTTATAGCTTTGAGTCTCCTTTTGGTGATAAACTTGCCGAATCTTCTGATGAATCGAGTGTTTCTGCTATTGCCCAGAGAAAAGCCAAAAAAGACACCTCTCAAGTGAAGGTAATTCAGATAGCGCAAGCAGACTCTTTTGCTAGTCGCTCGGTCTCTCGTTCAGAGAGTCTTCCGGCGGGTGATTTTTCTCTTACGATGGGAGAGACAACAGTAAAAGTCCGATTTCGTGGAGGGAATATTTATCAACTTGCCGAGCAAATCAATCAACAGGCTTCTGAAATTGTAGAGGCGAAAGTAGTGGCAGATACACCCTTTACCGGTGTACTGGTTATCTCGGGAAAAAAAACGGGTCAAAAAAACAAACTTATTTTTTCGGGAAATCTTGACCCCTTTTTCAGCGTTGGTTTGCTCAAGGTAGGAGAAGACAAAAAAGAGCGCTATACCCCATCACTTTCCAGAACCGTTGCTAAAAAGGGGAAACCGCTTATCAGTGAAAGCCAGGTAACTCTTTCTCCTGTCTCAGAGGGTGAAATTGTGCTTTCCGATAGCCCGGAAATCAAAGAAAATACCACACTCATTTTTTCTGCCTCTATTACCCAACTTCCAGAAGAAGATTCTCCTACCAATTATCTTCTTGATTTTCCGATTGAGAAAATGGAGAGTGTCCAGATAAGTAATGTCACCGTAGAGGGAGGGAGCCTGATTGTTTACTACGAAGAACCAAAAGCCCCACCGGTACGTGTTTCAAACTTTCAGGACTATCTTATCCTGGAGTACAGCGATGGCCAAGTTCAGCATCTCTCTCCAACGGCATCGGGGGTTTATTCCAACAAACTTATCATGCAGAAAGGGAAGCGGATTGTTCGTATTACCTTTAAAAACGAGAATACTGACAAACAGGTGACTATCCAGAATATATCTTTAGAAACAGTTGTGAGCGAAGGAGGCATCCAGCCAGGGAATCCTGTTTCAAAAGCGCAGGATGCTATTTTTACACTTGATGGGATTGAGGTCACGAGAGATAAAAATGATATTGACGATGTGATAGATGGTGTTGTCCTTACCTTAAAAAATCCCTCATCATTTCCTGCAAGAATTAGCGTTGATCATGATTATGAAAAAATTTATCAGGCAATATTGGACTGGGTTCATGCTTACAATCAGGTGATGGAGTATCTTGCTATTGCAACTGCTCCGGATAAAGATCGAACACCTCTCAGTGAGCGAAGTCAGGAGACGCTTCGTAATGGTGTTTTTCAGGCTGACGTGAGTTTTAATTCACTACGGAGTAAACTCAGGACTATCATTCAGAATGCCTATCCTGGAACAGATATCTCAAAAGGCTTTTCTAGTGATTTGCTCTTCGAACAGATTGGCTCACCAAAAAGGGAAGTTTGCTTCTGA
- a CDS encoding UBA domain-containing protein: MFERRPFTGNGERVSKSQQKKGEKEILDYFCEITGLKPKLCRQALEAARKTIYVGKKLP, translated from the coding sequence ATGTTTGAAAGGAGACCATTTACAGGAAACGGCGAAAGAGTATCAAAAAGCCAGCAAAAAAAAGGAGAAAAGGAGATACTGGATTATTTTTGTGAGATAACAGGTTTAAAACCGAAACTATGCCGCCAGGCTCTTGAGGCAGCACGGAAAACCATATATGTAGGCAAAAAATTACCTTAA
- a CDS encoding helix-turn-helix domain-containing protein yields the protein MREVITMTLKAQKRAKILEMVKNKKIKQKDAAIILGICRRQLIRIFKEYLSKGDEALNHKLIGKPGNHRISSDIKEKIMQIVRNNYKGFKPTFIAEKLYEEHHIKIEHQRFVYG from the coding sequence ATGAGAGAGGTGATAACGATGACACTTAAAGCACAGAAGAGGGCAAAAATACTGGAGATGGTAAAGAACAAGAAAATCAAGCAGAAAGATGCTGCAATAATACTGGGGATTTGCAGAAGGCAACTTATTCGAATTTTTAAAGAATATTTATCAAAGGGTGATGAAGCCCTCAATCACAAATTAATAGGCAAACCGGGGAATCACAGAATTAGCAGTGATATCAAAGAGAAAATTATGCAGATAGTACGGAATAATTATAAAGGTTTTAAGCCGACATTTATAGCTGAAAAGCTTTATGAGGAACATCATATAAAAATAGAGCATCAACGCTTCGTTTATGGATGA
- a CDS encoding tryptophan-rich sensory protein — protein MKQKSFWVSILNAVLVVATIAVNALAVLLPLNGKDTGALSDQYPNLFVPAGITFSIWSVIFVLWVVYVIYHIIVALNDQRRAEKYIPSQVAFALSCLLNMGWLFTWHYELLGLSVIVMLALLVTLLFIFVFQRKQEVYGQIGLAAVLPIDVYAGWITVATIANITALLVSLGWNGWGISQDVWAMFMIAVGAVVGIIVLLRYQAIAYAAVIVWAYLGIIIKRSASEPVYHNIIWTSWIAIGILVIFMIQSVFVMVLGRKMRKG, from the coding sequence ATGAAACAAAAAAGTTTTTGGGTAAGTATTTTGAATGCGGTGCTCGTTGTAGCAACAATTGCAGTGAATGCTCTCGCCGTGTTGTTACCACTCAATGGAAAAGATACAGGAGCGCTTTCTGACCAGTATCCCAATCTGTTTGTTCCTGCAGGGATTACTTTTTCTATCTGGAGTGTAATCTTTGTTCTTTGGGTGGTGTATGTGATTTATCATATTATTGTGGCGTTGAATGACCAGAGAAGAGCTGAGAAGTATATACCTTCTCAAGTGGCTTTTGCACTTTCCTGTCTTTTGAATATGGGTTGGCTTTTTACGTGGCATTATGAACTTTTAGGGCTTTCCGTTATTGTGATGCTTGCTCTTCTTGTGACGCTTTTGTTTATTTTTGTTTTTCAGCGTAAGCAAGAGGTTTATGGTCAAATTGGGTTAGCAGCTGTCTTACCCATTGATGTTTATGCAGGCTGGATTACTGTAGCCACGATAGCGAATATAACAGCTTTGTTGGTTTCCCTGGGATGGAATGGATGGGGAATTAGTCAGGATGTGTGGGCAATGTTTATGATAGCTGTTGGCGCTGTTGTGGGAATTATTGTTCTTCTTCGGTATCAGGCGATAGCTTATGCAGCCGTGATTGTATGGGCGTATCTTGGGATTATTATCAAGCGCTCGGCGAGTGAACCAGTTTACCATAATATTATCTGGACGAGTTGGATTGCTATAGGTATTCTTGTCATTTTTATGATTCAATCAGTGTTTGTTATGGTGCTGGGCAGGAAGATGAGAAAAGGCTGA
- the recF gene encoding DNA replication/repair protein RecF (All proteins in this family for which functions are known are DNA-binding proteins that assist the filamentation of RecA onto DNA for the initiation of recombination or recombinational repair.), translating to MIERFEIVGFRNYSETRFPTLSEKTVIIGPNGSGKTNLLEAISIWLTGDSFRTNNLQEAISWGGQGFSLRGILDHNEYHFGYTSTTRLYRKNGKTVTAKEYRQHHPVLVFLPDDTILLYGGSEGRRRILDQILTTLDSEYRSLWLSYYRVLKQRNAQLRISPSDARIWDRQLIDFGSQIIEKRLFYLRKISARLQEYYYELYGTKLELRMLNTFRIEKEIRESFGQALFHTRELESQKKLTLVGPHRDTFEIREGEKIFRHFASQGQKRALALLLKITVATILRDQARIPLLLFDDVMLEMDHERQKMLLSRFWDSFPWMWTVYTRDMVPGPRTYEVIELPLK from the coding sequence ATGATCGAGAGATTTGAGATCGTTGGCTTCCGCAATTATAGTGAGACGCGTTTTCCCACACTCTCTGAAAAAACGGTCATCATTGGTCCCAACGGAAGTGGAAAAACCAATCTCCTTGAGGCAATCTCCATCTGGTTAACAGGAGATTCTTTTCGTACGAACAATCTTCAGGAAGCTATATCCTGGGGAGGACAGGGATTTTCCCTTCGGGGGATTCTCGATCATAATGAGTATCACTTTGGCTATACCTCAACAACACGCCTCTATAGAAAAAATGGCAAAACCGTCACAGCGAAAGAATACCGTCAGCACCATCCTGTTTTGGTCTTTCTCCCGGATGATACCATCCTCCTCTACGGAGGCTCTGAAGGGAGAAGAAGGATCCTTGACCAGATACTAACCACCCTGGACAGTGAATATCGCTCTCTCTGGCTTAGCTACTATCGGGTACTCAAACAACGCAATGCCCAACTTCGTATTTCTCCATCAGATGCTCGCATCTGGGATAGACAGCTCATAGATTTTGGGAGTCAGATTATCGAAAAAAGACTTTTTTATTTACGGAAGATTTCCGCTCGTCTGCAGGAATATTACTACGAACTCTATGGCACAAAACTCGAACTTCGTATGCTCAATACCTTCCGTATAGAAAAAGAGATCCGTGAGAGTTTTGGGCAGGCTCTTTTCCACACACGAGAACTCGAATCCCAGAAAAAACTCACCCTCGTTGGTCCTCATCGTGACACTTTTGAGATACGCGAAGGAGAGAAGATTTTCCGACATTTTGCCTCGCAGGGACAAAAACGAGCTTTGGCTCTTCTGCTCAAAATCACCGTCGCAACCATCCTACGTGATCAGGCAAGGATTCCTCTGCTGCTCTTTGATGATGTTATGCTCGAAATGGATCATGAAAGACAAAAGATGCTTTTAAGCCGTTTTTGGGATAGTTTTCCATGGATGTGGACAGTGTACACCAGGGACATGGTGCCAGGTCCAAGAACCTACGAGGTTATTGAACTTCCTCTTAAGTAA